From Clostridiales bacterium, the proteins below share one genomic window:
- a CDS encoding restriction endonuclease → MSYLQAYLNSIAARNISLSIAIQKTTDEIVPQYIKNFSYKEHVVSLLVGDVQSGKTSHMFGLMCAAADEGFPIFILLTTDNIILQQQTLKRAVRDLPDFCVCDETEYLKFQQNQLRKPAVIVLKKNGSVLRQWKNNLAYTQFCIGNPLFIIDDEADAASLNTLVNKQQQSQINKRLDEIKKTSSSSIYLEVTGTPQANLLQTKQSGWKPYFIYYFQPGESYIGGNLIFNESSKIIQLTDNEESKEILADDEYPENGLLRAVLIHLLTSAQVMLSGGTVCNCLVHPSMRVADHKAFAEKIGCYLNELSQSIDEEPTIESLQSCYDDLKSTKNDMLSFATLYEYIKKIVQDDDAIKILTLNSKVSFEDNVQYEEGVNIIVGGNSLGRGVTFPCLQTIYYCRVTKNPQADTMWQHARMFGYDRDAQLMRIFMPPRLFKLFVDINETNNSLIAQIQKRKGFEDIKISYPPTLRPTRKNVLDNRAVATFCGGVNYFPFAPTNKDIATIDTLLEKFDGEDSYTVNLKFVINLLEQIDNSSNDWSANAFIEFLNSIIAENPLSQAKLIVRRGRDIAEGTGTLLSENDRKLGDSFSDITVFTMYKVTGRKGWNGHQLWIPNIKLPSDRVYYSVK, encoded by the coding sequence TTTGAATAGCATTGCGGCGAGGAATATTTCGCTTTCTATCGCAATACAAAAAACTACGGATGAAATTGTTCCGCAGTACATAAAAAACTTTTCATACAAAGAACACGTTGTCAGCCTGTTAGTCGGCGATGTGCAAAGCGGTAAAACAAGCCATATGTTCGGCTTAATGTGTGCAGCTGCCGATGAAGGTTTTCCGATTTTTATTTTGCTAACAACGGATAATATAATTCTGCAACAACAAACACTTAAGCGAGCTGTGCGTGATTTGCCTGACTTTTGCGTTTGCGACGAAACCGAGTATTTAAAATTCCAACAAAATCAACTTAGAAAACCTGCTGTTATCGTACTGAAAAAGAACGGCTCGGTTTTACGCCAATGGAAAAACAATCTTGCTTATACTCAGTTTTGTATAGGCAATCCTCTGTTCATTATTGACGATGAGGCTGACGCGGCAAGTTTGAATACTCTTGTTAACAAACAACAACAAAGTCAAATCAATAAAAGGTTGGACGAAATAAAGAAAACTTCATCAAGCAGCATTTATCTCGAAGTAACAGGTACTCCGCAAGCTAATCTTTTGCAAACTAAACAAAGCGGTTGGAAACCGTATTTTATTTACTACTTCCAACCGGGCGAAAGCTATATCGGTGGCAATCTTATTTTCAATGAAAGCAGTAAGATCATACAGTTGACAGATAATGAAGAAAGTAAAGAGATTTTAGCCGATGACGAATATCCTGAAAACGGACTACTGCGCGCTGTTTTAATACATTTATTGACGTCCGCGCAAGTTATGCTAAGTGGCGGAACGGTATGCAATTGTTTAGTTCATCCAAGTATGCGCGTTGCCGATCATAAAGCGTTTGCAGAGAAAATCGGATGCTATCTAAATGAGCTGTCGCAATCTATTGATGAAGAACCCACTATCGAATCTTTACAGTCGTGCTACGATGACCTAAAAAGCACGAAAAACGATATGCTGTCATTTGCGACTCTTTACGAATATATTAAAAAGATTGTGCAAGATGATGATGCAATCAAAATTCTTACACTAAATTCAAAAGTATCATTTGAAGACAATGTACAGTACGAAGAAGGCGTCAATATTATTGTCGGCGGGAATAGCTTAGGGCGAGGAGTTACTTTTCCGTGTTTGCAAACAATCTACTATTGTCGCGTTACGAAAAATCCTCAAGCCGATACTATGTGGCAACATGCAAGAATGTTCGGCTATGATAGAGATGCCCAATTAATGCGCATATTTATGCCGCCGCGCTTGTTTAAGCTATTCGTGGATATCAATGAAACGAATAACAGTTTAATCGCGCAAATACAAAAGCGCAAAGGTTTTGAAGATATCAAAATTTCATATCCACCGACTCTACGACCTACACGCAAAAACGTTTTGGATAATCGTGCGGTTGCTACGTTCTGTGGCGGAGTAAATTATTTTCCTTTTGCACCCACTAACAAAGATATTGCTACAATCGATACGCTTCTAGAAAAGTTCGACGGCGAAGATAGCTATACTGTGAATTTGAAGTTTGTAATAAATCTATTAGAGCAAATCGACAATTCATCTAATGATTGGTCGGCAAATGCTTTTATCGAATTTCTCAATTCAATTATCGCTGAAAATCCACTCTCACAAGCAAAACTCATTGTTCGGCGTGGTCGTGATATTGCCGAAGGAACGGGGACATTGTTATCTGAGAATGATAGAAAACTTGGCGATTCGTTTAGCGATATTACAGTTTTCACTATGTACAAGGTTACAGGGCGCAAAGGCTGGAACGGACATCAATTATGGATTCCGAATATAAAACTACCTAGCGATAGGGTGTATTATAGCGTAAAATAA